A part of Bosea sp. (in: a-proteobacteria) genomic DNA contains:
- a CDS encoding methylmalonyl-CoA mutase — protein sequence MANSSALNPFEPAGEAQWRAAVDKALKGADFDRAMFSRTADGIVIAPLQPRKTGATPILKARAGQRWRIAARVEHPEEEDAARQALADLEGGADMLSLIFHHAPSARGFGLKTTDARTLDAALEGVSLDLVAIRLEPAPQARITARIFAEVAARRKLDPAALDVSFNIDPIGLLAHSGVLLAPWADVGQRLADIVSEFGKLGFKGPFLGCDARMVHEAGGSEGQELGWALACATAYMRALTDRGVALAEAERMVGFTLAVDQDQFIGIAKLRALRRLMARVQAACGLAPAPIRIHAETAWRMMTKADTPVNMLRNATAVFAAAVGGADSIGALPHTAALGPGDDFARRVARNTQHVLAEESHLWRVADPAAGAGSIEALTDALCERGWAAFQQIESEGGLVASLTGGRLQQAIAAVRARRERDIATGKAALTGTSAFPDLTEKARTALDLKPAVSAAPKGGSVCASALPSLRLAEPFEQCRDRAAALVTEGKAATVFLAMLGPAQAAAPRIGFAGGVFAAGGIGAIQPDSFAGADGATDLVALTDAFKASGARLACLCGPDGAYDAEAVDAAMALAASGAHGIWLAGRPGEREAALRAAGMTGFIFAGCDMIAALKEALDVIAA from the coding sequence ATGGCCAACTCATCCGCTCTCAATCCGTTCGAGCCCGCCGGCGAGGCGCAGTGGCGCGCCGCCGTCGACAAGGCGCTCAAGGGCGCCGATTTCGACAGGGCGATGTTCAGCCGCACCGCCGACGGCATCGTCATCGCGCCGCTCCAGCCGCGCAAGACGGGGGCGACGCCGATCCTCAAGGCCCGGGCCGGGCAGCGCTGGCGCATCGCCGCGCGCGTCGAGCACCCGGAGGAGGAGGACGCCGCGCGGCAGGCCCTCGCCGACCTCGAAGGCGGGGCGGACATGCTCAGCCTGATCTTTCATCATGCGCCCTCGGCGCGCGGCTTCGGCCTCAAGACCACGGATGCGCGCACGCTCGATGCCGCGCTGGAAGGGGTGAGCCTCGATCTCGTCGCGATCCGGCTTGAGCCCGCGCCGCAGGCGCGCATCACCGCGCGGATCTTCGCGGAGGTGGCGGCGCGCCGCAAACTCGACCCGGCGGCGCTGGATGTCAGCTTCAACATCGATCCGATCGGGCTTCTGGCGCATAGCGGCGTGCTGCTTGCGCCCTGGGCCGATGTGGGCCAACGTCTCGCCGACATCGTGAGCGAGTTCGGCAAGCTCGGCTTCAAGGGGCCTTTTCTTGGCTGCGATGCGCGCATGGTCCACGAGGCCGGCGGCTCGGAAGGTCAGGAGCTGGGCTGGGCGCTGGCCTGCGCCACGGCCTACATGCGGGCGCTGACGGATCGGGGCGTGGCGCTGGCCGAGGCCGAGCGCATGGTGGGCTTCACGCTGGCGGTGGACCAGGACCAGTTCATCGGCATCGCCAAGCTGCGCGCCCTGCGCCGGCTGATGGCGCGCGTGCAGGCGGCCTGCGGGCTCGCGCCCGCGCCGATCCGCATCCATGCCGAGACGGCCTGGCGCATGATGACGAAGGCCGACACGCCGGTGAACATGCTGCGCAACGCCACTGCGGTGTTCGCGGCGGCGGTGGGCGGGGCTGACAGCATCGGGGCGCTGCCCCACACCGCCGCACTGGGCCCTGGCGACGATTTCGCGCGGCGCGTGGCGCGCAACACACAGCATGTGCTGGCAGAGGAAAGCCATCTGTGGCGCGTGGCCGACCCCGCAGCAGGCGCCGGCAGCATCGAGGCCCTGACCGATGCGCTGTGCGAGCGCGGCTGGGCCGCCTTCCAGCAGATCGAGAGCGAGGGCGGGCTGGTGGCCTCGTTGACGGGCGGGCGCCTCCAGCAGGCCATCGCGGCTGTCCGGGCGCGGCGCGAGCGCGACATCGCCACCGGCAAGGCGGCGCTGACCGGCACGAGCGCCTTCCCCGACCTCACCGAAAAGGCCAGGACGGCGCTGGACCTCAAGCCCGCCGTTTCGGCCGCGCCCAAGGGCGGCTCGGTCTGTGCGTCCGCCCTGCCCTCGCTGCGCCTCGCAGAGCCGTTCGAGCAATGCCGAGACCGGGCCGCGGCGCTCGTCACCGAGGGCAAGGCCGCCACAGTGTTTCTGGCCATGCTCGGGCCTGCGCAGGCCGCCGCGCCGCGCATCGGCTTCGCAGGCGGGGTCTTCGCGGCGGGCGGCATCGGCGCCATCCAGCCCGACAGCTTCGCCGGGGCGGACGGCGCGACCGATCTCGTCGCGCTCACCGACGCCTTCAAGGCCAGCGGAGCCAGACTGGCCTGCCTGTGCGGCCCCGATGGAGCCTATGACGCCGAGGCGGTCGATGCCGCGATGGCGCTGGCGGCCAGCGGAGCGCACGGCATCTGGCTGGCCGGCAGGCCGGGCGAGCGCGAGGCGGCGCTCAGGGCAGCCGGCATGACAGGTTTCATCTTCGCCGGGTGTGATATGATTGCCGCCCTGAAGGAGGCGCTCGATGTCATCGCTGCCTGA
- a CDS encoding TIGR03808 family TAT-translocated repetitive protein, which produces MLTRRELIRTALIGTMAAPAAAWAQTAGIQPAGPRPANPGGAGLGGIGLDATYLGLRPGSPDDQSRRLQEALVEAARRNAPLLLPPGRYRISNVVIPEGMRVVGVPGATVLAAVNPGPILLARRTRRAALQGLTLDGMELRAPSRAGLFVAEDVAEIDISDCEMRKAGANGISLVRSAGRIERCRFASAADFGVFSLDSRGLAIERNSLEDIGNNGIGLWRSAVGDDNSRISGNRITRVRSDAGGDGPNGNGVLLFRAGGIIVEGNTFRDCALTFIRNNSGSAVQMLGNNGLRCGEVAYYSEFAFEGTVMANNIAEDVAQGFNITNLDHGGRLAICANNLIRKARRGLAPKGKELIGGSGIHVEAEASVTGNVIEDASDVGISLGWSWGMRNLLATGNMIRTCPVGIGVSLVPKERNVVIANNVIAGAARGAVVGTEYGKPVTGDLTRAPDSRAAGVRVEGNSVA; this is translated from the coding sequence ATGCTGACGCGGCGCGAACTCATACGGACGGCCCTGATCGGGACAATGGCGGCCCCGGCCGCGGCATGGGCCCAGACGGCCGGGATTCAGCCGGCGGGACCGCGGCCTGCCAATCCCGGCGGCGCCGGGCTCGGCGGGATCGGGCTCGACGCCACCTATCTTGGTCTCCGGCCGGGCTCCCCGGACGACCAGTCGCGCCGCCTGCAGGAAGCGCTGGTCGAGGCTGCGCGACGCAACGCCCCCTTGCTGCTGCCGCCGGGGCGCTACCGCATTTCCAATGTCGTCATTCCCGAGGGGATGCGCGTCGTCGGCGTGCCGGGCGCCACGGTGCTGGCTGCGGTCAATCCAGGGCCCATCCTGCTGGCGCGGCGCACTCGTCGCGCGGCGCTGCAGGGCCTGACGCTGGACGGCATGGAGCTGCGGGCGCCGAGCCGCGCCGGCCTGTTCGTGGCCGAGGATGTGGCCGAGATCGACATCAGCGATTGCGAGATGCGCAAAGCCGGCGCCAACGGCATCAGCCTCGTGCGCTCCGCAGGCCGGATCGAGCGCTGCCGGTTCGCCAGCGCCGCCGATTTCGGCGTGTTCAGCCTCGATTCGCGCGGCCTCGCCATCGAGCGCAACAGCCTTGAGGACATCGGCAACAACGGCATCGGCCTGTGGCGCAGCGCCGTGGGCGACGACAATTCGCGCATCTCGGGCAACCGCATCACGCGGGTGCGCAGCGATGCCGGCGGCGACGGGCCGAACGGCAACGGCGTGCTGCTGTTCCGGGCGGGCGGCATCATCGTCGAGGGCAACACCTTCCGTGACTGCGCGCTGACCTTCATCCGCAACAATTCCGGCTCGGCCGTGCAGATGCTGGGCAATAACGGGCTGCGCTGCGGCGAGGTCGCCTACTATTCCGAGTTCGCCTTCGAGGGCACGGTGATGGCCAACAACATCGCCGAGGATGTCGCGCAGGGCTTCAACATCACCAATCTCGATCATGGCGGGCGCCTCGCCATTTGCGCCAACAACCTGATCCGCAAGGCGCGCCGCGGCCTGGCGCCCAAGGGCAAGGAGCTGATCGGCGGCTCGGGCATCCATGTCGAGGCCGAGGCCTCCGTCACCGGCAACGTGATCGAGGACGCATCCGATGTGGGCATCTCGCTCGGATGGAGCTGGGGAATGCGCAACCTGCTCGCCACCGGCAACATGATCCGCACCTGCCCGGTCGGCATCGGGGTCAGCCTCGTGCCAAAGGAGCGCAACGTGGTGATCGCCAACAACGTCATCGCGGGGGCCGCGCGCGGCGCAGTGGTGGGCACCGAATATGGCAAGCCCGTCACCGGCGACCTGACCCGCGCGCCGGACAGCCGCGCCGCCGGCGTCCGCGTGGAGGGCAATTCCGTGGCGTGA
- a CDS encoding NADPH-dependent oxidoreductase, translating into MTSTPFSQRYGADDAPARPLISPAIELMLNHRSVRAYRPDPLPEGALEAIVAAAQSAATSSNLQTWSVVAVENPDTKARLAALAGGQKHIEECPVFLLFLADLARLNRVADSAGLPHAGNDTFEMFLVAAIDAALAAQNACVAAESLGLSTVYIGAMRNRPEEAAALLGLPSFAAVVFGLCVGLLAEGREGSVKPRLPQEAVLHRERYELERQDAAIARYNEAMAAFNARERAGTTTPWTVHSARRVAGPESLSGRHVLMQVLRRMGFFKAE; encoded by the coding sequence ATGACCTCAACGCCCTTCTCCCAGCGCTACGGCGCCGACGATGCCCCTGCGCGGCCTCTCATCAGCCCCGCCATCGAACTGATGCTGAACCATCGCTCGGTGCGCGCCTACAGGCCCGATCCGCTGCCCGAGGGCGCGCTTGAGGCCATCGTGGCGGCGGCGCAGTCGGCAGCGACCTCCTCCAACCTCCAGACCTGGAGCGTGGTCGCCGTCGAGAATCCAGACACGAAGGCGCGCCTCGCCGCGCTTGCCGGCGGGCAGAAGCACATCGAGGAATGCCCGGTCTTCCTGCTGTTCCTCGCCGATCTGGCGCGGCTCAACCGGGTGGCCGATTCGGCCGGCCTGCCCCATGCCGGCAACGACACGTTCGAGATGTTCCTCGTCGCGGCCATCGATGCGGCGCTGGCGGCGCAGAATGCCTGCGTGGCGGCCGAAAGCCTCGGCCTGTCCACGGTGTATATCGGCGCCATGCGCAACCGGCCCGAGGAGGCTGCGGCGCTGCTTGGCCTGCCTTCCTTCGCGGCGGTGGTGTTCGGCCTGTGCGTCGGCCTTCTCGCCGAGGGCCGCGAAGGCTCAGTGAAGCCCCGGCTGCCGCAGGAGGCAGTGCTGCACCGCGAACGCTACGAGCTTGAACGGCAGGATGCGGCCATCGCCCGCTACAACGAGGCCATGGCCGCGTTCAACGCCCGCGAACGCGCCGGAACGACGACGCCCTGGACAGTGCATTCCGCGCGGCGGGTTGCGGGCCCCGAGAGCCTGTCCGGCCGCCATGTGCTGATGCAGGTGCTGCGCCGGATGGGTTTCTTCAAGGCGGAATGA
- a CDS encoding peptidase C15, with the protein MTSPAIQAPSGADAGATRLLVTGFGPFPGVMKNPTASLMRLVVRRLRRAPGLIVAGGELTVRYASARAELAGLISRHEPHAILLLGLASRARQVRVERHARLLDSPLHPDADGRAGAIPEGAAKRLPALPLKAKAALEPALAQLRAGGLKARLSPSAGRYLCNAVYAAALADPSPGAARRRVLFVHVPWTRPPAGCVPKSRAARWKPAPERLAAALAAMARQMARESRRAVTGHVPLA; encoded by the coding sequence ATGACAAGCCCGGCCATACAAGCGCCTAGCGGAGCCGACGCTGGCGCAACGCGCCTGCTGGTGACGGGCTTCGGGCCCTTTCCGGGCGTGATGAAGAACCCGACGGCCAGCCTTATGCGCCTGGTTGTGAGGCGGCTGCGCCGCGCGCCGGGTCTGATCGTGGCAGGCGGCGAACTCACTGTGCGCTACGCCTCGGCCCGCGCCGAGCTCGCAGGGCTGATCAGCCGGCACGAGCCTCACGCCATCCTGTTGCTCGGCCTTGCCTCGCGCGCGCGCCAGGTCCGCGTCGAGCGCCATGCGCGGCTGCTCGACAGCCCGCTTCACCCGGATGCTGACGGGCGCGCGGGAGCAATCCCCGAGGGCGCGGCCAAGCGGCTACCGGCGTTGCCGCTCAAGGCGAAGGCCGCGCTGGAGCCGGCGCTGGCGCAGCTGCGCGCAGGCGGGCTGAAGGCCCGGCTCTCGCCGAGCGCGGGGCGCTATCTGTGCAACGCGGTCTATGCGGCGGCGCTGGCTGACCCCTCGCCGGGGGCGGCGAGGCGCCGCGTGCTGTTTGTGCATGTGCCATGGACCCGGCCCCCGGCCGGCTGCGTCCCGAAATCCCGCGCCGCGCGCTGGAAGCCCGCGCCGGAGCGACTTGCCGCAGCGCTCGCCGCCATGGCCCGCCAGATGGCGCGCGAGTCGCGGCGTGCCGTAACGGGACATGTGCCGCTGGCATGA
- a CDS encoding alpha/beta hydrolase, whose product MNSHWRELAMAVLALGLAGCASRPPAALAPVAGIPAEASVIDLLVSTTRRPIDNPGLMFSGDRTLTPRFARLAISIPPGHKPGDIAWSQTIPPDPRSAFAAASASYLDKERFVATLRQRVRQTRRSHVLVFVHGYNTRFDEAAFRFAQIVHDSGAAVTPVLFSWSSWGTLSAYPYDRTSASVSRDGLESLLAMLAADPAVSEVSVLAHSMGGWLAMESLRQMGIRNGRVHPKISNLMLAAPDIDVDVALEQGRSFGPSPPRISLFISRDDEALRVSRLIWGSRERLGSIDPNQEPYRTNLARNGVDVVDLTTVETADATGHGKFAQSPAVVRSIGMRLATGQRLESGGVNAVEGAGLLTQGTLNAVGQVITLPLRIGQPAEPVAGSSIGAP is encoded by the coding sequence ATGAACTCGCATTGGCGCGAATTGGCCATGGCCGTGCTTGCGCTCGGCCTTGCAGGCTGCGCTTCGCGACCGCCGGCTGCGCTTGCGCCTGTCGCCGGCATTCCCGCAGAAGCCAGCGTGATCGATCTGCTGGTCAGCACGACGCGGCGGCCCATCGACAATCCTGGCCTGATGTTCAGCGGCGACCGCACCCTGACCCCGCGCTTCGCCAGGCTGGCGATCAGCATTCCCCCCGGCCACAAGCCCGGCGACATCGCCTGGTCGCAGACCATCCCGCCCGACCCGCGCAGCGCCTTCGCCGCCGCGAGCGCGAGCTATCTCGACAAGGAGCGCTTCGTCGCCACGCTGCGCCAGCGCGTGCGCCAGACGCGCCGGTCCCATGTGCTGGTCTTCGTCCACGGCTACAACACCCGCTTCGACGAGGCCGCGTTCCGGTTCGCCCAGATCGTGCATGATTCCGGCGCGGCCGTGACGCCCGTGCTGTTCAGCTGGTCATCCTGGGGCACGCTTTCGGCCTATCCTTATGACCGCACCAGCGCCTCGGTCTCGCGCGACGGGCTGGAGAGCCTGCTCGCCATGCTGGCGGCGGACCCCGCCGTCTCGGAGGTGTCGGTTCTGGCCCATTCCATGGGTGGCTGGCTGGCCATGGAATCGCTGCGCCAGATGGGCATCCGCAATGGGCGCGTCCATCCCAAGATCAGCAACCTGATGCTCGCCGCCCCGGACATCGATGTGGATGTGGCGCTCGAACAGGGCCGCAGCTTCGGGCCGTCCCCGCCGCGCATCTCGCTCTTCATCTCGCGCGATGACGAGGCCTTGCGGGTCTCGCGCCTGATCTGGGGCAGCCGCGAGCGGCTCGGCTCGATCGATCCCAATCAGGAGCCCTACCGCACCAATCTGGCCCGAAACGGCGTCGACGTCGTCGATCTCACCACCGTCGAGACGGCCGACGCCACCGGGCACGGCAAGTTTGCCCAGAGCCCGGCCGTGGTGCGTTCCATTGGCATGCGGCTGGCCACCGGCCAGAGGCTCGAGAGCGGCGGCGTCAATGCGGTGGAGGGCGCTGGCCTCCTCACCCAGGGCACGCTGAACGCGGTGGGGCAGGTCATCACCTTGCCGCTCAGGATAGGCCAGCCGGCCGAGCCCGTCGCCGGTTCGTCCATCGGCGCGCCCTGA
- a CDS encoding alpha/beta hydrolase has product MLLPTILPRPLRFLLLMGLGLGLSGCLFNERGLNSPFVVAREGLTPIQEEPVVLVATTRRAAPGMRSPYFTADRGPGLSFAEARLNPPDRSITGSITAAVASPWTVNALAGVSSSGAAGALSQSANGKDVLIYVHGFNETFETAVASAAQLSDAIAWSGRTALFTWPSGGRLIAYQYDRESAMWSRDGFEEALKALASNPTIGRVHIVAHSMGTLLTLETLRQLRSEAGEAVMNRVGAIVLASPDIDIDQFEQTVRKLGPAANRITVISATNDRALAVSSRLAGGIARAGSAERERLDALGVRVADASSFGGNLQIIRHDLFLSDHEVRQVIGRAIERAR; this is encoded by the coding sequence ATGTTGCTGCCGACCATCCTGCCGCGCCCGCTTCGCTTTCTGCTGCTGATGGGCCTGGGCCTTGGCCTGTCCGGCTGCCTGTTCAACGAGCGTGGGCTCAACTCGCCCTTCGTGGTCGCGCGCGAGGGGCTCACGCCGATTCAGGAAGAACCGGTGGTGCTCGTGGCCACGACGCGCCGCGCCGCGCCGGGGATGCGCAGCCCCTATTTCACCGCCGATCGCGGCCCCGGCCTCAGCTTCGCCGAGGCGCGGCTCAACCCGCCCGACCGCAGCATCACCGGCTCCATCACCGCCGCCGTCGCATCGCCCTGGACGGTGAATGCGCTGGCCGGCGTCAGCAGTTCCGGCGCCGCCGGCGCGCTGTCGCAATCGGCCAACGGCAAGGACGTGCTGATCTATGTCCACGGCTTCAACGAGACCTTCGAAACAGCGGTCGCCAGCGCGGCGCAGCTCTCGGACGCAATCGCCTGGAGCGGCCGCACAGCCCTGTTCACCTGGCCCTCGGGGGGCCGGCTGATCGCCTATCAGTATGACCGCGAAAGCGCGATGTGGTCGCGCGACGGCTTCGAGGAGGCGCTGAAGGCGCTGGCCAGCAATCCCACAATCGGGCGCGTGCACATCGTGGCGCACTCCATGGGCACGCTTCTGACGCTGGAGACCTTGCGCCAGCTGCGCAGCGAGGCGGGAGAGGCGGTGATGAACCGCGTCGGCGCCATTGTGCTGGCCTCGCCCGACATCGACATAGACCAGTTCGAGCAGACGGTGCGCAAGCTTGGGCCTGCCGCGAACCGCATCACGGTGATCTCGGCCACCAACGACCGGGCTCTGGCCGTGTCCTCGCGCCTTGCAGGCGGCATCGCCCGCGCCGGATCGGCGGAGCGCGAACGGCTTGATGCGCTCGGCGTGCGTGTCGCCGATGCCTCGAGCTTCGGCGGCAACCTGCAGATCATCCGTCATGACCTGTTCCTGAGCGATCATGAGGTCCGCCAGGTCATCGGCCGGGCCATCGAGCGCGCGCGCTGA
- a CDS encoding DUF2267 domain-containing protein, with protein sequence MDELIARVTAAAGIDAAMATKAIGMILNFLRKEGPPAEVNELIAQLPGAEDAMANAGKGGMMGGLAGMMPGGGGVMGLGASLMGAGLSMGQVQSVSRTMFAFGREKAGEDAMGAIVGAIPGLGQFV encoded by the coding sequence ATGGACGAACTCATCGCGCGCGTGACCGCAGCAGCCGGCATCGACGCCGCCATGGCCACCAAGGCCATCGGCATGATCCTGAACTTCCTCAGGAAGGAAGGCCCTCCCGCCGAGGTCAATGAGCTCATCGCCCAGCTTCCGGGCGCGGAGGACGCCATGGCCAATGCCGGCAAGGGCGGCATGATGGGCGGGCTCGCCGGCATGATGCCGGGCGGCGGCGGCGTGATGGGCCTCGGCGCATCGCTGATGGGCGCAGGCCTCTCCATGGGCCAGGTGCAGAGCGTCTCCAGGACCATGTTCGCCTTCGGCCGCGAAAAGGCCGGCGAGGACGCCATGGGCGCCATCGTGGGCGCGATTCCGGGCCTTGGCCAGTTCGTCTGA
- the scpA gene encoding methylmalonyl-CoA mutase — protein sequence MSSLPDFAALPPWADLPPAHADHAAPAESGPWLTPEGIAVRTVHGEGDLAGLDFLDTWPGLPPFVRGPYPTMYVNQPWTIRQYAGFSTARDSNAFYRRNLAAGQKGLSVAFDLATHRGYDSDHPRVGGDVGMAGVAIDSILDMRELFAGIPLDQMSVSMTMNGAVLPVLALYIVAAEEQGVPQAKLAGTIQNDILKEFMVRNTYIYPPAASMRIIGDIFAHTSAHMPKFNSISISGYHMQEAGATQDLELAYTLADGAEYIRAGIAAGLDIDAFAPRLSFFWAVGANFFMEVAKLRAARLIWARLVKDFGARSHKSLPLRTHCQTSGWSLTAQDVFNNVTRTMVEAMAATQGGTQSLHTNSLDEALALPTDFSARIARNTQIMLQQESGTTRMIDPWGGSHYVERLTADLAQRALGHIAEVEALGGMAKAIEKGIPKLRIEEAAARTQARIDEGVQKIIGVNVFKPDSEATIDVLKVDNATVRAEQIGKLQRLRASRDAAACEAALGALSEGARGMGNLLALSIDAARAGATVGEISLAMEQVFGRHRAEIKSIKGVYKREAGAGSFAVIRVQGMTQAFEENDGRRPRILVAKMGQDGHDRGQKVISSAFADLGFDVEIGPLFATPEEAARQAAEGDVHIIGVSSLAAGHLTLVPALKAALEKAGRPDIMIVVGGVIPPQDFEALREAGASAIFPPGTVIPEAAAQLLDELNARLGYAQRSAAE from the coding sequence ATGTCATCGCTGCCTGATTTCGCCGCGCTTCCGCCCTGGGCGGACCTGCCGCCCGCTCACGCGGACCACGCCGCTCCCGCCGAGTCCGGGCCCTGGCTCACGCCGGAGGGCATCGCAGTCAGGACCGTGCATGGCGAAGGCGATCTCGCCGGGCTCGATTTCCTCGACACCTGGCCGGGGCTGCCACCCTTCGTGCGCGGCCCCTACCCCACCATGTATGTCAACCAGCCCTGGACGATCCGGCAATATGCCGGTTTCTCCACCGCAAGGGATTCCAACGCCTTCTACCGGCGCAATCTCGCGGCGGGGCAGAAGGGCCTGTCGGTGGCCTTCGACCTCGCCACGCATCGCGGCTATGATTCCGATCATCCGCGCGTGGGGGGCGATGTCGGGATGGCCGGGGTGGCGATCGATTCCATCCTCGACATGCGCGAGCTCTTCGCCGGCATCCCGCTCGACCAGATGAGCGTGTCGATGACGATGAACGGGGCCGTGCTGCCCGTTCTGGCGCTCTACATCGTCGCCGCAGAGGAACAGGGCGTGCCGCAGGCGAAGCTCGCCGGGACCATCCAGAACGACATCCTCAAGGAGTTCATGGTCCGCAACACCTACATCTACCCGCCTGCCGCCTCGATGCGGATCATCGGCGACATCTTCGCGCATACCTCGGCGCACATGCCGAAGTTCAACTCGATCTCGATCTCCGGCTACCACATGCAGGAGGCCGGGGCGACGCAGGACCTCGAACTCGCCTACACGCTGGCGGACGGCGCCGAATACATCCGCGCCGGCATCGCGGCCGGGCTCGACATCGATGCCTTCGCGCCGCGCCTCTCCTTCTTCTGGGCGGTGGGCGCCAACTTCTTCATGGAGGTGGCCAAGCTCAGGGCCGCACGCCTGATCTGGGCCAGGCTGGTGAAGGATTTCGGCGCGCGAAGCCACAAGTCACTGCCGCTGCGCACCCATTGCCAGACCTCGGGCTGGTCGCTGACCGCGCAGGACGTGTTCAACAACGTCACCCGCACCATGGTCGAGGCCATGGCGGCGACGCAAGGCGGGACGCAATCGCTGCACACCAACAGCCTCGACGAGGCGCTGGCGCTGCCGACCGATTTCTCGGCCCGGATCGCGCGCAACACCCAGATCATGCTCCAGCAGGAAAGCGGCACCACGCGCATGATCGACCCGTGGGGCGGCTCCCATTACGTGGAGCGGCTCACTGCCGATCTGGCGCAGCGGGCGCTCGGCCACATCGCCGAGGTCGAGGCGCTGGGCGGCATGGCCAAGGCCATCGAGAAGGGCATCCCCAAGCTGCGCATCGAGGAGGCGGCGGCCCGCACCCAGGCGCGCATCGACGAGGGCGTGCAGAAGATCATCGGCGTGAACGTGTTCAAGCCCGACAGCGAAGCCACGATCGACGTGCTCAAGGTGGACAACGCCACCGTCCGGGCCGAGCAGATCGGCAAGCTCCAGAGGCTGCGCGCCAGCCGCGACGCCGCAGCCTGCGAGGCGGCGCTGGGCGCGCTGAGCGAAGGGGCTCGCGGCATGGGCAACTTGCTCGCGTTGTCGATCGACGCGGCCCGCGCCGGCGCGACCGTGGGCGAGATCAGCCTCGCCATGGAGCAGGTTTTCGGCCGCCACAGGGCCGAGATCAAATCGATCAAGGGCGTGTACAAGCGCGAGGCGGGCGCGGGCTCCTTCGCGGTCATACGCGTGCAGGGCATGACCCAGGCCTTCGAGGAGAATGACGGCCGGCGGCCCCGCATCCTCGTCGCGAAGATGGGGCAGGATGGGCATGACCGGGGTCAGAAGGTGATCTCCTCCGCCTTCGCGGATCTGGGCTTCGATGTCGAGATCGGCCCGCTCTTCGCCACTCCGGAGGAAGCGGCGCGGCAGGCGGCGGAGGGCGATGTCCACATCATCGGCGTGTCCTCGCTCGCCGCCGGCCATCTGACGCTCGTGCCGGCGCTCAAGGCCGCGCTCGAGAAGGCGGGCCGGCCCGACATCATGATCGTGGTCGGCGGCGTGATCCCGCCGCAGGATTTCGAGGCGCTGCGCGAGGCCGGCGCATCGGCCATCTTCCCACCCGGCACGGTGATCCCGGAAGCGGCGGCCCAACTGCTCGATGAACTCAACGCACGGCTGGGCTATGCCCAGCGCAGCGCGGCGGAATGA